TCCTATATCCCTCTACCCCCTATCCTAGCCTCTCTACTATCAGCACCTCATACCAAATTGGTACATTGGTTATAATTTATGAATCTAGATTGATATATAATTATCACCCAAAACCCACGATTTACATTAGGGTTCGCTTTTGGTTTTGTACATTTTATGAGTTTTGGCAGAGGTATAATAACATGTATCCACCAATTATTATCGTATcactctaaaaatcctctgtgttccacCTATTTATTCCCTCTCCCCAAaatctggcaaccactgatctttttactgtctccgtggttttgcctttcccagaatgtaatatagttggaatcatacagtatatagctttttcagattgccttctttctcttagtaataatgtatttaaggctacatgggtttttaaaaaatttttatttattcatgatagtcacagagagagggagaggcagagacacaggcagagggagaagcaggctccatgcaccgggagcccgaagtgggattcgatcccgggtctccaggatcacgccctgggccaaaggcaggcgccaaaccgctgcgccacccagggatccccgggtttgtttgtttgtttgtttgtttgtttttttgtatcaATAATagctcatgtctttttttttaagtttttatttatttattcatgagagacagagagagagaggcagagacataggcagagggagaagcaggctccctgcagggagcctgacgtgagattcgatccagggtctccaggatcataccctgtgctgaaggcggcgctaaaccactgagccacccaggctctcgtgtctttttaaaaaagattttatttatctgagagagaaagagagagagagagcaaaggcagtagggaggggcagagggaaacgcagactcccggctgagcagggagccaaacgccgggctctatcctgggactccgagatcatgccctagtcgaaggcagatgcccaaccgactgagccactcaggcactccatgGCTTATGTCTTTTTAATGCTAATATTTCACTGTGTGAATGTACCATGGGTTATTTATCCATGTCCTACTAAAGGACATGTTGGTTGCTTCCAGGCtctggcagttatgaataaagttgctataagcATCTGtctgcaggtttttgtgtggacatagaaGTTACCagattatttgggtaaataccaaggagaatAATTGCTGGAACATATACTGAGAGTATGTTTAGTCTTATAAAATAGCTGTacgaatggctttttttttctttttcaaactaagctctacacccagtgtggggcttgaactcacaacttcaagatagtcatatgctctacccactgagtgGGCCACGCACCCAAGTActaatggcattttatttttaaaagacttttaaaatttatttattcatgagagatatagaaagagaaggaggcagagacacaggcagaggaagaagcaggctccatgcaccgggagcccgacgtgggatttgatctcaggtctccaggatcgcgccctgggccaaaggcaggcgccaaaccgctgcgccacccagggatcccagaatctatcagttttccatagtgactgcaccattttacatttccacccaCAGTGCACAGAATCCCAGTTACTCCACATCCTGGCCagcatttgttcttttctttcttctttctttttttaatggtaggCATCCTAATGGTTTGGAAAACAGCACCgttttttgaatattgaacaGCTTTATCTAATCATCCCTATTTTAAGtaactgcttattttttttttttttttaatttagagagagagcccaaaagcACCTTtgagagcagggggagtggcagagggagagaagcagactcctcactaagcagggaaccccacactgggctggAATCCCAtcaccctggaatcacaacctgagctaaaaccaagagtcagatgcttaactaatggagccacgcaggcgcccctaaACAACTGCTTTTAATGTGACTTCTCTAGCTCTTTCTCCAGTTTTTTCCTAATTGATTCACAGGGCTTGTCTTTTTATGTGTTCAACTCAGAAGAGAGgctgtcttgggcagcccgggtggctcagcggtttagcgctgccttcggcccagggcctgatcctggagacctgggatggggtcccacgtcaggctccccgcatggagcctgcttctccctctgcctctctctctctctctctctcatgaataaatggatagaaatcttttaaaaagaagaagaagaagaagagactgTCTTATAATTCCCTGGAGTGTATCAGTGCTACCACTGTGGCTTCCCATGGTAGATCCCATAGGTATCTTCACAGGTAAATATATTGGACAAAGGTATAATATGCAAGGGGCCAACTACCCTGCCCTCAGATGTTTACAGAAGTCACACTGAGCTAGGAGTGAAGTCTGCACTGCATTATGATGCCCTTATTACCTTGGAACTCCTGGCTCCAATCCAGGCCTTTTCCACCCCTCAAGGCACCCAGAcctttgtatatttgtttatctCCCCCGGGGCTGTAAGCACCACTGAGAACAGACCCGCTTAGAGCCACCTCTTTTCAGTCCCCAGCATTATGTTTGCAGATGCCGCGCGTTTAATTATCATCAGCCCAAGGGAGCTGCAGGCGCTTAGGGACTAAGCCTTGGGTCACACCCAGCGGAGACCTGGGAATCTGGAAGGCCGTGGAGAGCAACTTGGCCTCCGTGGCCGGGGAGACTGTTTAGCTCCCTGCTCTGTACCCAGCTCCCGGAGCTGAGCTCAACTGGGGCGCTCAAGGCGAGCGGAAACGTCGTCCAAGTCCGAGGGCACAGCCGGCAGAGAGCCCACCCCCGTCCCCGGGCGATGCAGAGGGGCTCTGGCGAGGCCCGGCCGAGCCCGCGGGGGAAGAGGAGCGGTGCTCTGGGCCCTCGGGCCTCCCGCCGGGCCGCGCCAGCGCGCGGGGAACGGAGCAGGTGCTCGGCCAGGAGCATCCCGGGCTCGCCAGGCCTTCGGGAAGGAGGCCGGCTCGCACGCTGCCGCCCGCTTCCCTCCAACCGAGCGATTCCCCGCGACCCAATCAGAACGCCGGCTCCCGGCTTCCTGGCCCGCGCCGCCCAATGATGGTGCGCGGGAGGGAGAAGGGCGTGAAGCCTGGCGGCGCCATTATCCTTGAGGGCGAGCGAAGGGTTTCGAGCCCGGGTGCAGCGGAGGGGTTGGTGGGCGTCTCCTGTGCTTCCACCGTGGCCGCAGGCATCTTCCGGTGCTCTAACCCAGGTCCATGAAGGACCCGTAAGATTAACTCCGGAGGCGTTTGCCACGGCCCCACGAGAGGCTGGTCCTGGTGCCCTTCGGGCCTCCGGGGCGGCGCTGTGAGCCCGAGCACCGGCCGGGTTGGGCCACGCGGCTTCCAGAACCCCGGACCCGCCGGCGAAccgaggtggggtgggggagggaggaaagcgTTGGACCCATGGTGCCACCCTGGGGCCCGCGCCTCGCCGGCAGGCAGGCAAAAACCCAATCTGGGCGAGGGAGGCCCGGCGCCGTGAGCTTCGCGGACGTGGCCGTGTACTTCTCCCCGGAGGAGTGGGGCTGCCTGCGGCCCGCGCAGAGGGCCCTGTACCGGGACGTGATGCGGGAGACCTACGGCCACCTGGGCGCGCTCGGTGAGGCCCCACCcgccccttctctccctttttatgACACAGATTTTTAGACTTAGGGTCTGGGTGCTCCTGTGTGTAATTTGGGAGGGTCTTCTTCCGGGTTCAGGAGGTTATACTGCCCCCGTCGTCTAGGCTCTATCCTCTCACCCGGTCTGCTGTTGGCCTCTTCTCCCCTAGGATTCGCAGACGCCAAACCCGTTCTCATCGCCTGGCTGGAAAGAAAGGCGGAGGTGTGGACCCCGGAGGCCGAGGATCCCGAGGAGGGGGCCAGGCACCCAGGATCTGGGATAGGTGAGGAAAGTTGGGCTGAGCTGGACTGCAGCCGCTTTTTGGGAGCCAGCCTGGAGCCAGCCTGGGGCCAGCCCTTTCTCCTGGCAGCCCGCTTCCCACACACAGCCTCTTTTAAACACTCTAGTTGGTAAGAATCCTCTGAGCCTTCTCTTCCAAAGTTCCCTTTATCAGACCTCGTGTCTTCCTTGGGTCAAGGATAGCTAGGCAGGGGGAAGAGAAGTTAGGGGAAGAGAATTTACTGAACCTTCCTCTCTATGTTCCTGGCGTGTCTGCAGGCCTCAGAAAGCGGCCAGAAGTTCACTGAGTGAGAACAGCAATTTTGGCTGAGGTGGTGACCACTGTTTTGGTAGACACTGACCTGCAGCTCATTCCTATACCAGGAGAAATCTCTGTTCCTGCTGAAACGCCCGCATGTAGGGGCTTTAACACAGCAGGTGATTGCTTATTTCCAACAGGCACTACCATCCTTCAGCTTCTGACAAAAACCACAATTTTCTAAGCCCTACATGAGGGAAACAAAAGGGCATGTGGCCATGGAATGGGGAGCTGCTGTCTGAGATGAGCCTGGGGGCTCTGAAACACGGACTAGTCCAGAGAAATGCCCTGCTGCTCCATTCACTTCCATCTCCCCATggtgagagaaagcacagaatTGCATTTCAATTCTCTTGTCTCtttagaaagcaagaaaaagaagaatgaaccCAGCAGCAAAATAGCGGCCAAGGAGCTTGAGCATGCCCCTGTGAAGAATGGGCCACCAGTAGAGGCCAGGCTGGTCCCTAGTTCCAGGGACTACAACTATCCATTGCCTCAGGTGTCCAAAGACATGGGACACCAGTGCACTGAGACTCCCAAGAGGCCCTACCCCTGCCTGGAATGCAACCGTTCTTTCAGCTACCCTTCCCTCCTAGCCAGCCACCAGCGGGTCCATTCTGGGGAGAGGCCCTTCCCCTGTGGCCAGTGTGGACGTTGCTTCCGCCAAAGAGGCAATCTGGTTGTCCATATGCGCATACATACAGGGGAGAAGCCCTTCTCCTGCCCAGACTGTGGGAGGCTCTTTGCCTATCCCTCGATGCTGGTCAGACATCGGCGAATCCACTCTGGAGACCGCCCATATGTCTGTGGGCTGTGTGGGGTTCAGTTCTCCCAGAGGGCTCACCTCGTCCAGCATCAGCTGCTTCATACAGGGGACAAGCCTTATTCATGTCCAGATTGTGGCCGCTGCTTCCGCCAGACTGGGGCACTGGCCATCCATAGACACAGACATGGTGGGGAGAAGCCATACGTGTGTATGGAGTGTGGACGCCACTTTACACACCCTTCCCTCTTGGCTATCCACCAGCGCACCCATACTAGGAAGAAGCCCCATATCTGTTCTGATTGTGGTCGGGGCTTTGCCTACCCCTCCCTCCTGACCAATCACCAGCGAGTCCACTCTGGTGAGCGCCCCTACCCTTGTCCCCATTGCAGTGCCCGCTTCGCCCAGCAAAATAACCTGCTCCAGCATCAGCTCATTCACACAGGTGAAAAGCCCCATGAATGCCCTGATTGTGGCCGCTGCTTCCGGCAAAGCGGATCTCTGGCTATTCACAGGCGCACacatacaggagagaaaccctactCCTGCCCCGAGTGTGGGCACCAATTTACCTCTTCCTGTGTCCTCAACAGCCACAGGCGCAGCCATTCTGTTGAGAGGCCCTTCCCTTGTTCCCAGTGTGGGAAGACCTTTAAACGAAAGAGTGCCCTGGAAGCCCATCAATGGATCCATCGTACAGGTGGGACAAGTCATAAGGGTGACAGACCTCTGTTACAACCCCCAGCCCAGGCTTCTGTTCCTGAGGGTCAGGAACCATCAGTACACTTCCAGCATTTTCCTGACATGTTCCAGTAGTGGGAATGACAGACTTAAGCAGCCACTAGCAACAAATGTTTTAAGAGTCTCCCTCATCAAGTGTTGGGAAGGAAGTGCACAGAGGGCAAGGgataggagaggaaagaaaaaagggatcaaaatggggaggtgggggctAATCTATGTCTGGAATCTATGAGATATGGGAGGTGAGAGGGAGGACATCCAGAGTGAAGAACCTGCCAGGAAAAGCATGAGACTCCTCCAGTCTCCTCCCAGCCCTGACTGCTGACCTCAGACCTTTCGGCTCTGGGTTTCCCCTCACTCTAGATCTCAGGAGAACATATCACAGCTTGGACCAAGGGCCATAGTGTAAGAGGAGGATCATAGACTTTGAATCAGTTTATCCCATGTTCAATCTTGGCTCATCTCTTGCATCCTCAACATCTGactataaaatgaatacattaatactaggtggttgtgaggattaaataatatatagtcAGTCAAAACTGTCTAGTACAATACTTTTCACTTGTGTATATCCTTCCAAGCTTTGCACCTGCAGAATTGTTTGAATACTGAGGACACCCTTACCTAATTACTCCTGCTGAATACAACTGCTGTTAATGTAAATTTTCTAGCTCTTTTACATGATTCAATAAGTTACAAACTAatattctgcctattttttttcccctggtacTCACAATGCTTATCTTTTCTGGTGCTCAACTCAGGTCTCATAATTCCCTGGAATGTGTCACTGTGGCTTAGGCACCCAGACCTTTGCTTATATATCATGTGTCtacctcctgttttttttttttaatgttttatttatttattcatcagagacccacacaaagaggcagagacatacgcagagggagaggcaggctccctatgggagtctgatgcaggacttgatcccaggattccgggatcatgccctgagccaaaggcagatgctcaaccactgagccacccaggtaccctgtacCTCCCCGGGTTGTAAGCACCACTGAGAACAGACCCGCTTAGAGCAACCTCTTTTCAGTCCCCAGCATTATGTTTGCAGATGCCGCGCGTTTAATTATCATCAGCCCAAGGGAGCTGCAGGCGATGGGACTAAGCCTTGGGTCACACCCAGCGGAGACCTGGGAATCTGGAAGGCCGTGGAGAGCAACTTGGCCTCCGTGGCCGGGGAGACTGTTTAGCTCCCTGCTCTGTACCCAGCTCCCGGAGCTGAGCTCAACTGGGGCGCTCAAGGCGAGCGGAAACGTCGTCCAAGTCCGAGGGCACAGCCGGCAGAGAGCCCACCCCCGTCCCCGGGCGATGCAGACGGGGCTCTGGCGAGGCCCGGCCGAGCCCGCGGGGGAAGAGGAGCGGTGCTCTGGGCCCTCGGGCCTCCCGCCGGGCCGCGCCAGCGCGCGGGGAACGGAGCAGGTGCTCGGCCAGGAGCATCCCGGGCTCGCCAGGCCTTCGGGAAGGAGGCCGGCTCGCACGCTGCCGCCCGCTTCCCTCCAACCGAGCGATTCCGCGCGACCCAATCAGAACGCCGGCTCCCGGCTTCCTGGCCCGCGCCGCCCAATGATGGTGCGCGGGAGGGAGAAGGGCGTGAAGCCCGGCGGCGCCATTATCCTTGAGGGCTAAGGGTTTAAGGTCCCGGCGCTAGGccctgggctctctgcagggacgCGAAGCGGCGAACCCAGGACCACCTGGGAGTGACCTAAAAGTCCCAGCCCTCCCCTTCTCCGCATTTTAGAAAGAGGGGGCACCTTCGGCATCGGCCCGGATGTGCCCAGTGCCTGTTGTTGGGGAGGGTCCCCTCCACTCTAGCTCACGAGGCTGCACCCCACTTCCCCTAGTCTAGGCTCCATCCTCTCACCCCGCCCGCCATTGGCCCCTGTGCTTGGGATCGCTGGCCTCAAACCCGCCCTCATCTAGCAATGCAAAAAGGAGGTGTGGAGGGGATGAGGCACCCAGGATCTGGGATAGGTGAAGAAAGCGGGGCTGAGCTGGACTGGAGCCTCTCTTGGGAGCCAGCAGGGCA
This DNA window, taken from Canis lupus familiaris isolate Mischka breed German Shepherd chromosome 6, alternate assembly UU_Cfam_GSD_1.0, whole genome shotgun sequence, encodes the following:
- the LOC489911 gene encoding zinc finger protein 688-like isoform X4, with product MVPPWGPRLAGRQAKTQSGRGRPGAVSFADVAVYFSPEEWGCLRPAQRALYRDVMRETYGHLGALGFADAKPVLIAWLERKAEVWTPEAEDPEEGARHPGSGIGLRKRPEVH
- the LOC489911 gene encoding zinc finger protein 688-like isoform X2, which codes for MVPPWGPRLAGRQAKTQSGRGRPGAVSFADVAVYFSPEEWGCLRPAQRALYRDVMRETYGHLGALGFADAKPVLIAWLERKAEVWTPEAEDPEEGARHPGSGIGEESWAELDCSRFLGASLEPAWGQPFLLAARFPHTASFKHSSWHYHPSASDKNHNFLSPT
- the LOC489911 gene encoding zinc finger protein 688-like isoform X3, coding for MVPPWGPRLAGRQAKTQSGRGRPGAVSFADVAVYFSPEEWGCLRPAQRALYRDVMRETYGHLGALGFADAKPVLIAWLERKAEVWTPEAEDPEEGARHPGSGIGTTILQLLTKTTIF
- the LOC489911 gene encoding zinc finger protein 501-like isoform X1, which produces MVPPWGPRLAGRQAKTQSGRGRPGAVSFADVAVYFSPEEWGCLRPAQRALYRDVMRETYGHLGALGFADAKPVLIAWLERKAEVWTPEAEDPEEGARHPGSGIESKKKKNEPSSKIAAKELEHAPVKNGPPVEARLVPSSRDYNYPLPQVSKDMGHQCTETPKRPYPCLECNRSFSYPSLLASHQRVHSGERPFPCGQCGRCFRQRGNLVVHMRIHTGEKPFSCPDCGRLFAYPSMLVRHRRIHSGDRPYVCGLCGVQFSQRAHLVQHQLLHTGDKPYSCPDCGRCFRQTGALAIHRHRHGGEKPYVCMECGRHFTHPSLLAIHQRTHTRKKPHICSDCGRGFAYPSLLTNHQRVHSGERPYPCPHCSARFAQQNNLLQHQLIHTGEKPHECPDCGRCFRQSGSLAIHRRTHTGEKPYSCPECGHQFTSSCVLNSHRRSHSVERPFPCSQCGKTFKRKSALEAHQWIHRTGGTSHKGDRPLLQPPAQASVPEGQEPSVHFQHFPDMFQ